A window of Syngnathoides biaculeatus isolate LvHL_M chromosome 9, ASM1980259v1, whole genome shotgun sequence contains these coding sequences:
- the rbm20 gene encoding RNA-binding protein 20 isoform X4 yields MLGKGQSDGSASETSRQVLQSTLPVDSAERKGPKVGGQLSSSLQVGIRQQNQQLLLTPASLQLAQLQAQLTLHRLKLAQGSSTATAATVLNQVLSNVAMAQPLFNQLRNPQGGFTTGMLCFPTTTSALGAGGFKQNPGNMTANHHGGGNTVGQQGADFGKKSGPTYPSDIDRRLQYNLGTSAVSATAADGHYSIVSTQAKQLNNVEFKRDFYRQDVSSQKAGFNIGDQNMNLYNCTGRTEQWNGPTNVSHNVNAPLASDLATVWTAPEQAVRPRNELYNPEEPTSDQKFKHKSGGSSFVADSIQGFGSYRHLLGNEETLCSGSRTLQPYQVNDYNAVTPTLLPHQCSICDKKVYNLKDWEQHVKGKLHLQNIMSYNNQGSALISVGGPHYTLRRPSDALNGGDSVSFNAAGQDVSSGVNASYVPAAAMKNYSLPNAGFTSLQPESKPFPPRKATTGRVVHICNLPEGSCTENDVINLGLPFGKVTNYILMRSTHQAFLEMAYIEAAQAMVQYYQLTPAMINNQKLLIRMSKRYQELQLKKPGKDVQAIIQDIASHWERDVMQELEHSIPDRARSRSPLRSSLSPHSHSPSFTSCSSAHSPQAPPCRAQERGSNGLGPRQGSWDWSSHYRRGEEDKERDDLSRRNGYSTDGDRLNERPSDRPNDRLSDRRKAYGKPSDYAISRSADERGDKGITGNRDFPRGSPQSKSFNSYRSMEEGFYMKSDKVSRSPYQRHDSKSKRKNGSDYSRHSRYLESEKTDESLRRTPEDKNLHSPSRGRNRKPSKRCTSLEKHDSGTTNTEGQSKDHVSPQRGDKPKDAAECLKHKDTEKELESGENTDDECCYPKNMEEFLTVDEVGEDDSIIEPDLPELEEDATCPEESVEEQTQTVVETVLSPAPTLEEQETSIHKPVQNQTCERAEVPVETSGTEKTVLIQTSVEEPLKSPVTSKTPITYPSDFSKEESKAAPEETSTEDKVTDTRPLEEKPVRDHIQMSRDSKVQDLVQVTEASSNVTQHKDSILKKDIETPSSSIEQEKVVIEHIIPLGVEFIEPRTGFYCKLCELFYTSEETAKLSHCRSTVHYRNLQVCATTIYPTLLHCYLCEHVHTVQYLHKHHVCAHSPLHQHHYC; encoded by the exons atgCTTGGCAAAGGACAAAGTGATGGAAGCGCCTCAGAGACGTCGAGACAAGTTTTACAAAG TACACTCCCAGTGGACAGTGCAGAAAGGAAGGGCCCGAAAGTGGGGGGCCAACTGTCCAGCAGCTTGCAAGTGGGGATCCGGCAGCAGAACCAGCAGCTCCTCCTGACTCCAGCCAGCCTTCAGCTTGCTCAGCTACAGGCTCAGCTCACCCTCCATCGCCTTAAGCTGGCTCAGGGAAGCAGTACAGCCACCGCAGCCACTGTTCTCAATCAGGTTCTTTCCAATGTTGCCATGGCCCAGCCCCTCTTCAATCAACTGCGGAACCCCCAAGGAGGCTTCACTACAGGGATGCTTTGTTTTCCGACTACAACTTCAGCCTTGGGGGCAGGAGGATTCAAACAGAACCCAGGGAACATGACGGCAAACCATCATGGTGGAGGGAATACAGTGGGGCAACAGGGTGCGGACTTTGGTAAAAAGTCCGGGCCTACGTACCCATCTGATATCGACAGGCGTCTTCAGTACAACTTGGGAACATCTGCGGTATCAGCCACAGCTGCTGATGGACATTATTCCATTGTCAGCACTCAAGCAAAACAACTAAACAATGTTGAGTTCAAACGGGACTTCTATAGGCAGGATGTCTCTAGCCAAAAAGCTGGATTCAATATTGGTGATCAGAACATGAATCTATATAACTGCACTGGACGGACAGAGCAATGGAACGGCCCAACTAACGTGAGTCACAATGTGAATGCGCCGCTGGCCTCAGATCTTGCCACTGTTTGGACAGCACCAGAGCAAGCAGTGCGGCCCAGAAACGAACTGTATAATCCCGAGGAGCCCACTTCTGACCAAAAATTCAAGCACAAAAGCGGAGGTTCGTCTTTTGTCGCTGACAGCATACAGGGCTTTGGGAGTTACCGGCACCTTCTTGGAAATGAGGAAACCCTGTGTTCAGGTAGCAGGACGCTGCAACCTTACCAAGTGAATGACTACAACGCTGTCACACCCACTCTCCTGCCACACCAGTGCAGCATCTGTGACAAGAAAGTCTACAATCTCAAG gaCTGGGAGCAGCACGTAAAGGGAAAACTACACTTGCAGAACATAATGTCATACAATAACCAAGG CTCGGCACTGATATCAGTCGGAGGTCCTCACTACACGCTGAGAAGACCCTCTGACGCTCTCAACGGTGGGGACTCGGTGAGCTTCAATGCTGCAGGTCAAG ATGTTTCCTCAGGAGTGAACGCCTCATACGTGCCAGCTGCGGCCATGAAGAATTACTCTTTACCCAACGCGGGATTTACTTCACTCCAGCCAGAGTCCAAG CCGTTTCCCCCGAGAAAGGCCACCACGGGGCGTGTTGTTCACATCTGCAACCTCCCTGAAGGCAGTTGCACtgagaatgatgtcatcaatctGGGACTGCCCTTTGGGAAAGTCACCAATTACATCCTAATGCGCTCCACCCATCAG GCCTTTCTGGAGATGGCCTATATAGAAGCTGCTCAAGCCATGGTTCAGTATTACCAACTGACTCCAGCCATGATAAACAATCAGAAACTTCTGATTCGAATGTCTAAAAGATACCAGGAGCTCCAACTAAAg AAACCGGGTAAAGACGTTCAGGCAATCATCCAAGATATTGCTTCTCATTGGGAAAGAGACGTAATGCAAGAACTTGAGCA CTCCATCCCAGACAGAGCTCGTTCCCGCAGCCCACTCAGAAGCTCCCTGAGTCCTCACTCACACAGTCCGAGTTTCACATCATGCAGCTCAGCCCACAGCCCCCAAGCGCCACCGTGCAGAGCTCAGGAGAGAGGCAGCAATGGCCTGGGCCCACGCCAAGGTTCTTGGGACTGGTCTTCACACTATAGACGAGGTGAGGAAGACAAGGAGAGGGATGACCTCTCCAGGCGGAACGGCTACAGCACTGATGGCGATCGTCTTAACGAGCGTCCGTCTGACCGCCCCAACGATCGGCTATCCGACCGGCGGAAAGCCTACGGGAAACCCTCAGATTACGCCATCTCCAGGTCTGCAGATGAGCGAGGAGATAAAGGGATTACTGGAAACAGAGACTTCCCCCGAGGCAGCCCTCAAAGCAAGTCCTTCAACTCCTACCGCAGCATGGAGGAAGGTTTCTACATGAAGTCGGACAAGGTGAGCAGATCTCCATACCAGAGACACGATAGCAAGTCAAAAAGGAAGAATGGCAGCGACTACAGCAGGCACTCGAGGTATCTGGAGAGCGAGAAGACTGATGAGTCACTTCGCAGAACTCCAGAAGATAAGAACCTGCATTCACCCAGCAGGGGAAGGAATAGGAAGCCAAGCAAGAGGTGCACCAGTCTAGAGAAACATGACAGTGGCACTACAAATACT GAAGGCCAATCTAAAGATCATGTCTCACCTCAGAGGGGCGACAAGCCTAAAGATGCTGCTGAATGTTTGAAACATAAGGACACT GAGAAGGAGTTGGAAAGTGGAGAAAACACTGACGATGAGTGCTGTTATCCCAAGAACATGGAGGAATTTCTTACAGTTGATGAAGTGGGAGAAGACGATTCCATTATCGAGCCGGACCTTCCTGAGCTGGAAGAGGATGCGACTTGTCCTGAAGAATCTGTAGAGGAGCAAACGCAGACTGTGGTGGAGACTGTGCTGTCACCTGCCCCCACTTTGGAGGAGCAGGAGACATCTATTCACAAACCCGTCCAGAATCAGACATGTGAGCGTGCCGAAGTCCCAGTGGAAACTTCCGGAACTGAGAAAACAGTCTTAATTCAGACGAGCGTGGAAGAACCATTAAAGAGTCCTGTGACCTCCAAGACACCAATCACATACCCGAGTGACTTTTCTAAAGAGGAGTCTAAGGCAGCGCCCGAGGAGACAAGTACAGAAGACAAAGTTACAGACACTAGACCCTTAGAAGAAAAGCCAGTAAGGGATCACATTCAAATGTCAAGGGACAGCAAGGTCCAGGACCTTGTACAGGTTACAGAGGCGTCCTCCAATGTGACTCAACACAAGGACAGCATTCTTAAAAAAG ATATTGAAACACCGTCATCATCAATTGAGCAGGAGAAGGTTGTCATTGAGCACATCATCCCGTTAG GAGTGGAGTTCATTGAGCCAAGGACTGGTTTCTACTGTAAACTTTGTGAGCTATTCTACACCAGTGAGGAGACCGCAAAGTTGAGTCACTGTCGCAGCACTGTGCACTACAGGAATCTACAGGTTTGTGCTACTACTATATATCCTACACTTTTACACTGCTATTTGTGTGAgcatgtacatactgtacagtatctaCACAAACATCATGTCTGTGCTCACTCTCCTTTGCATCAACACCATTACTGTTAA